In one window of Leptospira sp. GIMC2001 DNA:
- a CDS encoding CsgG/HfaB family protein translates to MQNYIIGFFILLSTSTCYLHHANIQGDAYGAKSLIFGKGELFNGTLPVRVEFDSSEKAFVKEYLKRKGQNIEVSDNTIESYFSEEIVAKFRNSQYFTHNSSANMKIRVVSSLEEVKSPVISLVAAIGTLGIFPAIKRTYGRVQFELYDSSKNKSIRTFKYPIQHREFLGTSTIILGSILPLLSDRFDHSTNEKNFAIMRVAFQQFENDLMAELNQDKALVKNFTADTNKVYALLPFSKKANSSRSFEDQLHSALESQFVKSGLNMVERKKLDALLNEIKFANTGLTASNRIAFGKLTNADRLILVEDLVFQKPGTTKTTEIFYSIRCVDIETGKILWSKRSNYISAESQSMDWHIGLSARDTLYKLQTSGDI, encoded by the coding sequence ATGCAAAATTATATAATTGGTTTTTTTATTTTATTAAGCACATCAACTTGTTACCTCCATCATGCGAATATTCAAGGAGACGCATACGGAGCCAAATCTCTAATCTTCGGAAAGGGAGAATTATTCAATGGAACATTACCAGTGCGAGTTGAATTTGATTCTAGTGAGAAAGCATTTGTAAAAGAATATTTAAAACGTAAAGGTCAGAATATCGAAGTCTCTGACAATACGATCGAAAGTTATTTCTCAGAAGAAATTGTAGCAAAGTTTCGAAATAGTCAATACTTCACCCATAACTCATCCGCAAATATGAAGATTCGTGTTGTCTCTTCACTTGAAGAAGTTAAAAGTCCAGTGATCAGTTTGGTTGCAGCAATTGGAACTTTAGGAATTTTTCCTGCTATAAAGAGAACCTATGGAAGAGTGCAGTTTGAACTGTATGATTCTTCAAAGAACAAAAGTATTCGTACATTCAAATATCCGATTCAACACCGAGAGTTTTTGGGAACTAGTACTATCATTCTTGGTTCAATTCTTCCATTATTGAGTGATCGTTTCGATCATTCAACCAACGAGAAGAATTTTGCAATTATGCGCGTAGCTTTCCAACAATTTGAAAATGATTTAATGGCTGAATTGAATCAAGATAAAGCTCTCGTTAAAAATTTTACAGCGGATACAAATAAGGTATATGCTCTGCTTCCTTTTTCTAAAAAAGCTAATTCTAGTCGTTCATTCGAAGATCAACTCCATTCTGCATTAGAGTCACAATTTGTAAAATCTGGATTGAATATGGTGGAAAGAAAAAAATTGGATGCTCTCCTCAATGAAATAAAATTTGCAAATACAGGACTGACTGCCTCGAACCGAATAGCATTTGGAAAGTTGACCAATGCAGATCGATTGATATTAGTTGAAGACTTGGTTTTTCAAAAGCCTGGTACAACCAAGACGACGGAAATTTTTTATTCAATCCGATGTGTGGATATTGAAACCGGGAAAATTTTGTGGTCCAAGCGATCAAATTATATTAGCGCGGAATCCCAGTCAATGGATTGGCATATTGGTCTATCGGCAAGGGATACTCTTTATAAATTGCAAACCAGTGGCGATATATGA
- a CDS encoding SPOR domain-containing protein has product MLNIDYSRRLKTTGMYTQASPAVAPQQSILPKGRSPFPLFIGAILLFTGGMVTGLHLNQTEQNFQKTGEESISLRNTSPDKKIISEEKQNSSMGKIITDTSESRISSEESKAVLSDSSVSEKKQDPSITENSYYPKNLKFPPKMDQINYLIQIGAYEPAESARVGKLILKEAPQFQGRLFRTSTGKLFAGYFYKQDEAKDALKALRAFEKDDFTDADLKTVRF; this is encoded by the coding sequence ATGTTAAATATCGATTATTCAAGAAGACTAAAGACTACTGGAATGTATACCCAAGCGAGTCCTGCAGTTGCGCCTCAGCAATCCATTCTGCCAAAGGGTCGTTCTCCTTTTCCACTTTTTATTGGAGCGATTTTACTCTTCACTGGTGGGATGGTAACGGGACTTCACCTCAATCAGACCGAACAGAATTTTCAAAAAACAGGCGAGGAATCCATTTCCCTTAGAAATACTTCTCCCGACAAAAAAATCATAAGTGAAGAAAAACAGAATTCTAGTATGGGAAAAATCATCACGGATACATCTGAATCTAGAATATCTAGTGAAGAATCTAAAGCAGTTCTCAGCGATTCATCCGTTTCCGAAAAAAAGCAAGATCCTAGCATTACAGAAAATTCTTACTATCCGAAAAATCTAAAATTTCCCCCGAAAATGGATCAAATCAACTATTTGATCCAAATTGGTGCTTATGAACCCGCTGAATCCGCTAGAGTTGGCAAATTAATCTTAAAAGAAGCTCCACAGTTCCAAGGACGGTTGTTTCGTACTTCCACAGGCAAGCTATTCGCGGGCTATTTTTACAAGCAAGATGAAGCAAAAGATGCTCTGAAAGCATTGCGAGCGTTCGAAAAAGATGATTTTACGGATGCTGATCTCAAGACTGTTCGATTCTGA
- a CDS encoding single-stranded DNA-binding protein, with protein sequence MKGNNLAYIFADGNLTSDPETKKTSTGKNVTSFTIAVNHSTKQDHDGEQEVSFFEVETWDKLAENCGEYLKKGSKVTIIGLLKQDRWKSPDGTSRSKVKISAQQVRFDYTAKSERKAA encoded by the coding sequence ATGAAAGGTAATAACTTAGCGTATATATTCGCAGATGGAAATCTAACTTCCGATCCAGAAACAAAGAAGACAAGCACTGGCAAAAATGTAACAAGCTTTACAATAGCTGTTAATCACTCGACCAAACAAGATCATGATGGAGAGCAAGAAGTTTCATTTTTCGAAGTGGAGACATGGGATAAGCTTGCAGAGAATTGTGGAGAATATCTTAAGAAAGGAAGTAAAGTAACTATAATTGGACTTTTAAAACAAGATCGCTGGAAAAGTCCAGATGGAACTAGTAGATCGAAGGTTAAAATTTCTGCGCAACAAGTTCGATTCGACTACACAGCTAAATCAGAACGTAAAGCAGCCTAG